Proteins encoded together in one Microbacterium oxydans window:
- a CDS encoding formylglycine-generating enzyme family protein → MVLIPGGRFLMGSDDFYPDERPVHEREVASFFIDRYEVTNEQYAEFVDATGYVTVAERQLDPAAFPGADPADLVPGAMVFTPTAGPTDLGDWRNWWRWQPGAYWRRPFGPDSTIDDRLRHPVVHIAFEDAVAYADWVGMRLPTEAEHEYAARGGMEGAPFAWGDEPYPDGVAQANSWLGRFPYDNQGLGGTAPVGSYPPNGYGLYDMIANVWEWTTDFYTPRHIRLSDTPVDAGKRTNLLAAASAQEGFPDIPRRVLKGGSHLCSPDYCLRFRPAARSPQAEDTGMSHIGFRLTRSE, encoded by the coding sequence ATGGTCCTCATCCCCGGGGGAAGGTTCCTGATGGGGTCGGACGACTTCTACCCCGATGAGCGGCCCGTGCACGAGCGGGAGGTCGCCTCCTTCTTCATCGACCGCTACGAGGTGACGAACGAGCAGTACGCCGAGTTCGTCGACGCGACCGGGTATGTGACGGTCGCCGAGCGTCAGCTCGACCCCGCGGCCTTCCCCGGCGCCGATCCTGCCGACCTCGTTCCGGGAGCGATGGTGTTCACCCCCACCGCCGGCCCCACCGACCTGGGCGACTGGCGCAACTGGTGGCGATGGCAGCCCGGAGCGTACTGGCGTCGTCCGTTCGGACCCGACTCGACGATCGACGATCGGCTGCGGCATCCGGTCGTGCATATCGCCTTCGAAGACGCCGTCGCCTACGCGGACTGGGTAGGGATGCGGCTGCCCACCGAAGCCGAGCACGAGTACGCCGCGCGCGGGGGAATGGAGGGCGCACCGTTCGCGTGGGGCGACGAGCCCTACCCGGACGGCGTCGCCCAGGCGAACTCCTGGCTGGGGCGCTTCCCCTACGACAACCAGGGCCTGGGCGGCACGGCTCCCGTCGGCTCCTACCCGCCCAACGGCTACGGCCTGTACGACATGATCGCGAACGTGTGGGAGTGGACGACCGACTTCTACACGCCGCGGCACATCCGTCTCTCGGACACCCCGGTCGACGCGGGCAAGCGGACGAACCTCCTCGCCGCCGCCAGCGCCCAGGAGGGGTTCCCGGACATCCCGCGTCGCGTTCTCAAGGGCGGCTCGCACCTGTGCTCGCCGGACTACTGCCTGCGCTTCCGACCGGCCGCGCGCTCGCCGCAGGCCGAGGATACGGGCATGTCGCACATCGGATTCCGCCTCACCCGTTCCGAGTGA
- a CDS encoding NIPSNAP family protein produces the protein MITVHLRYEIDPDKLDEFTEYGRTWIRLVEKLGGDHHGYFMPSEGDSDEAFALFTFPSLAEYEAYRTTSRTDPECIAAFEFARTTKCIRRYERRFLTPVFE, from the coding sequence ATGATCACCGTTCACCTGCGCTACGAGATCGACCCCGACAAGCTCGACGAGTTCACCGAGTACGGACGGACCTGGATCCGGCTGGTGGAGAAGCTGGGCGGCGACCACCACGGCTACTTCATGCCGAGCGAGGGCGACAGCGACGAGGCGTTCGCCCTGTTCACGTTCCCCTCCCTGGCCGAATACGAGGCCTACCGGACGACGTCGCGCACCGACCCCGAATGCATCGCCGCGTTCGAGTTCGCGCGCACGACGAAGTGCATCCGTCGCTACGAGCGCCGCTTCCTCACCCCGGTCTTCGAGTAG